A genomic window from Vagococcus sp. CY52-2 includes:
- a CDS encoding MazG-like family protein, giving the protein MDLIRLINLAKKEPKSLEEMGLKLSEETGEVAEAILKYKKSSGSQYKCGTLDDLKEECADTLLVALSLYFQLEDSSIGELNNIINIKADKWEKNMKIKD; this is encoded by the coding sequence ATGGATTTAATACGTTTAATTAATTTAGCAAAAAAAGAACCAAAATCTCTTGAAGAAATGGGTTTAAAATTATCAGAAGAAACTGGAGAAGTAGCTGAAGCCATTTTAAAATATAAAAAATCCAGTGGAAGTCAATACAAATGTGGTACGTTAGATGATTTGAAGGAAGAGTGTGCGGATACTTTACTTGTGGCTCTTTCCCTATATTTTCAATTAGAAGATAGTTCTATAGGTGAGCTAAACAATATCATTAATATAAAAGCTGACAAATGGGAAAAGAATATGAAAATCAAAGATTAG